The Meiothermus ruber DSM 1279 genome includes the window GGCGCATAAAAGGTATAAAGCACCGAGGCTTCGTTGAGCAGCAAGGGCACAGCGGCCAGGAGCAGCCCGCCCAGCGCCATCCAGAACGAGACCCAGGCCAGGGTCATGTTGGGCCGCAGGCCCAGTTCCCGCGCTGGCAGATAGACCATGATGGTCTGGGCGAAAAGCTGGGTGAACACGATGGCATTGAGCACCCCGTGGAGGGTCAGCCCCTGGTAGTAGCTCTGAAACACCGGTTTGAGCAGCGGATACAGATCGAGGCCACCGTAGTTCATGGCCTGGAGGGGGCCAAAAAACGTGCCCAAGGCCAGGGCCGCAAAGCCCAGCATCATCATGTACAGGGCGTACTTCTTTTCGGGTGCAGATGCGTAGGCATCGTAGTTGAACAGGGTTTTGACCGCCATTGAGCACTCCTTTTACGGTTCCACAATGAGTTTGCTGATCATGTTGGCGTGGCCGATGCCGCAGTATTCGTTGCAGATGATGGGATACTCACCGGGTTTGCTGAAGGTGTAGCTGACCTTGGCAATTTCCCCCGGTATCACCTGTACGTTGATGTTGGTGTTGTGTACGTGGAAGCTGTGCTGCACATCGGGTGAGGTGATATAGAAGGTTACCTTCCTGCCCACCTTGAACCGCATCTCCGCTGGCAGGTAGCCAAAGGCAAAGGCCTGCACATAGGCCACGTACTCGTTGCCGACCTGCTCAACCCGTGGGTTGGCAAAGTCTCCCTCGGTGCGCACCTTGGTGGCGTCGATGCGGCCTGCCCCCACCGGGTTGGTGTTGCCCATGGTGAGCATCAGATAGCCCACCAGGATGATGAAAACTGCAATCATGGCCAGGCCGAAGAAGATCCAGGCCCGTTCGTAGCGCTCGATGATGTGCTCCTGGTGTTCCATGCCCTACCCCCTTGCAAGATGCATAAAGAAGTGGAAAAACCAAAAGGCCAGGATAAAAACCGTGACCACGCCAACTACCAGCAAGGCGCCAATGGGTCGTTGTTCTTTTTCTTCCATGGCATGCTTCCCCCTTGGGGGGGAGTCTAAGAACTTGGTTAGAGGACATGTGTCCCAGGGAAAAATGTCCCCCTGACCGGATTCAAAAAGACCAAGAGGTTGTCCTTTTTGAAACGTCTTTCGACGGGTTGTTTCGCTCGAATCAACGTGTGGCAGCAAACGTCCCGCGCATACTTCGGTAAAAAGACCTCAAAACGGTATGATTGCGGGGTATGACCCAGATACCCCCCATTGCAAAAGCTTCCATTGATGCCATCCGCATGCTGGCCCTGGACGCGGTTGAGCAGGCCAAGTCCGGCCACCCTGGGATGCCGATGGGCATGGCCCCAGCGGCGTATGTGCTGTGGACGGAGTTTCTGAAGCACAACCCCAAAGACCCCCACTGGCCGGCTCGAGACCGCTTTGTGCTCTCGGCGGGGCATGGTTCGATGCTGCTCTATGCCCTGCTGCACCTGACCGGCTACGACCTGTCCTTAGAGGAGCTCAAGCGCTTCCGCCAATGGGGTTCCAAGACCCCCGGGCATCCCGAGTACGGCCACACCCCCGGCGTCGAGGTGACCACCGGGCCCCTGGGGCAGGGTATTTCGACTGCCGTCGGGATGGCCATTGCCGAGCGCAAGCTGGTGGCTGAGTTTGGCGAAATTGCCGAACACTACACCTACGTCATCGCCTCGGACGGCGACCTGATGGAGGGGGTGAGCGCCGAGGCCTCCTCGCTGGCCGGGCACCTGCGGCTGGGCAAGCTGATTGTGCTCTACGACGACAACGAGATCTCCATTGACGGCAGCACCGCGCTGGCTTTCACCGAAGACCGCCTGAAGCGCTACGAGGCCTACGGCTGGCACGTGGTGCCGGGGGTGCACGGGGAAGACCTCGAGGCCATCCGGGCCGCCCTGCGCGAAGCCCAGGCCGACCCCCGCCCCAGCCTGATCTCGGTGCGCTCGATCATCGGCTTTGGCTCGCCCCTGGCCGGCCACCACAAAGCCCACTCCGACGCCATGGGGCCCGAGAAGGTGGCGGCCACCCGGCAGGCCCTGGGCTGGCCGTATGCGCCTTTTGAAATCCCGGAGGAGGTGTACGCCCACTACCGGCAGGCCATCGCGCGGGGCCAGCAAGCCCAGGCCGAGTGGCAGAGGAAATTTGAGGCTTTTGCCAAGTCCCACCCCGAAAAAGCCGCCGAGTTCCAGCGCCGCCTGGGCCGTGCGCTCCCCCTGGGCTGGGAAAGCCACCTCCCCCGCTTTAGCGCCGGGGAGAAGCTAGCCACCCGCGCGGCCTCGGGTAAGGTGCTGGAAAAGCTGGTTCCGGTGCTGCCCGAGTTGATGGGCGGTTCCGCCGACCTCACCCCCTCCAACAACACCCGCACCCCCGATATGACCGATTTTGGCCCCGAAAACCCCGGC containing:
- a CDS encoding cytochrome c oxidase subunit 2A, giving the protein MEEKEQRPIGALLVVGVVTVFILAFWFFHFFMHLARG
- the tkt gene encoding transketolase; this translates as MTQIPPIAKASIDAIRMLALDAVEQAKSGHPGMPMGMAPAAYVLWTEFLKHNPKDPHWPARDRFVLSAGHGSMLLYALLHLTGYDLSLEELKRFRQWGSKTPGHPEYGHTPGVEVTTGPLGQGISTAVGMAIAERKLVAEFGEIAEHYTYVIASDGDLMEGVSAEASSLAGHLRLGKLIVLYDDNEISIDGSTALAFTEDRLKRYEAYGWHVVPGVHGEDLEAIRAALREAQADPRPSLISVRSIIGFGSPLAGHHKAHSDAMGPEKVAATRQALGWPYAPFEIPEEVYAHYRQAIARGQQAQAEWQRKFEAFAKSHPEKAAEFQRRLGRALPLGWESHLPRFSAGEKLATRAASGKVLEKLVPVLPELMGGSADLTPSNNTRTPDMTDFGPENPGGRYIRYGVREHAMGAAMNGIALSGALRPYGGTFLVFSDYMRPAIRMAALMGTPTVFVFTHDSIAVGEDGPTHQPIEHLMSLRAIPNLWVVRPADANETAAAWKLALARTDGPTALILTRQALPVLAGVRLEGVERGGYILSEVPNPQAAIVATGSEVALALEAQQLLAEEGVAVRVVSLPCWEAFEAQPEDYRQAILPKSLPTLALEAGTTLGWERYAHKAVGLDRFGASAPYADVYSKLGFTKERVAAEVKSLLGV
- a CDS encoding cytochrome c oxidase subunit II, which codes for MEHQEHIIERYERAWIFFGLAMIAVFIILVGYLMLTMGNTNPVGAGRIDATKVRTEGDFANPRVEQVGNEYVAYVQAFAFGYLPAEMRFKVGRKVTFYITSPDVQHSFHVHNTNINVQVIPGEIAKVSYTFSKPGEYPIICNEYCGIGHANMISKLIVEP